From one Anabas testudineus chromosome 18, fAnaTes1.2, whole genome shotgun sequence genomic stretch:
- the si:dkey-19b23.15 gene encoding diamine acetyltransferase 2: MDFSIRAASVEDCKDMARMIVELAEYEKVADKVKIKQRDLEQDGFSKNPFFHGIIAEVPEQHKSKEGHTKIGYALYFYSYSSWSGRSIYMEDLYVMPEFRGKGIGKALMSKVAQLGLAAGCSKLDFTVLDSNKSSLDFYLSQGCFNVTTTIGYHCIRCEGEALEHLAQP; encoded by the exons ATGGACTTCTCTATCCGAGCAGCCAGCGTGGAGGACTGCAAGGACATGGCGCGGATGATCGTG GAACTGGCTGAATATGAGAAAGTGGCAGACAAAGTTAAAATCAAGCAGAGAG ATTTGGAGCAGGATGGTTTCTCCAAGAACCCGTTCTTCCATGGGATCATCGCTGAGGTGCCAGAACAACACAAAAGTAAAGAAG gCCATACAAAGATAGGCTACGCACTTTACTTCTATTCCTATAGCTCGTGGTCGGGCAGGTCCATTTATATGGAGGACTTGTACGTCATGCCTGAGTTCAGAG GGAAGGGCATTGGCAAAGCACTTATGAGCAAGGTGGCACAG CTGGGTctggctgcaggctgcagcaaGCTTGACTTCACTGTTCTGGACTCGAACAAATCCTCTCTGGACTTCTACCTCAGCCAGGGTTGCTTTAATGTCACAACTACCATTGGCTACCACTGTATACGCTGTGAGGGAGAAGCACTGGAGCATCTGGCCCAGCCCTGA